The genomic region CTGGAAGCCTCTTACCTGCACGCCACCCGTTACCGCAACGAAACCAGCGGCGGCGAGCTGTTCTGGAAGGCCAAGCCGGAAGTGTCGTTCATCGACCGCGACGTCCTGATCATCGATGACATCCTCGACGAAGGTCACACCCTCGGCGCGATCATCGACTTCTGCAAGCACGCCGGTGCCCGCCAGGTGCACACTGCCGTGCTGATCGACAAGGAGCACGACCGCAAGGCCCGTCCGGACCTCAAGGCCGATTACGTCGGCCTGCCGTGCATAGACCGTTACATCTTCGGTTATGGCATGGACTACAAGGGTTACTGGCGTAACGCTGCCGGCATCTTTGCGGTCAAGGGCCTGTAACCCATGGCTGCGCCCAGCTTTCTCGATTCGACGTTGTTTGCCGACCTGGCCGCGAAGGCTGCGGCCAGTCCGCGTGGGCGTACGCACCACAACTTCCATCAGATGGACGAGCCATGCCACCGCATGGCAGTTGGCTTGCAGCCGAGTACCTATGTGCCGCCCCATCGACACCTGAGTGCGGACAAGGCGGAAACCCTGTTGGTGCTCAGAGGCAGCCTGGGTCTGCTGGTGTTCGACGAGCACGGTCAGGTGCTGGTACGGCGCGTCCTGCAGGCGGGTGGCGAGTGCCCGGCGGTGGATCTGCCGGCCGGGGTATTCCACGGTTTGGTGGTGCTTGAACCCGATACGGTGATGTTCGAGTGCAAAGCCGGCCCCTATCGCCCCGTGGGTGAGGGCGAACTGGCGGCCTGGGCCCCGCGTGAAGGCGAGGCGGGCGTTGCCGACTATCAGGCCTGGATGCGCGCGCAGTTCGACTGAACAGCTTGCACAGAAAGATGGGCGACTTTGCCGTATCATTAGCCCCCTAACGACAGGCAACGGGTTTTCAGGGCATGCTGGCCATCTTTCTCGGTACATTGACCATCACTGCGCCGGTTTTCGCCATGTTGTTCCTGGGCGTGGCGCTCAAGCGGGTGGGCTGGATCAACGACAACTTCATCCACACCGCTTCGGCGTTGGTGTTCAACGTCACCATGCCGGCGCTGTTGTTCCTCGGCATTATTCACGCCGATCTGCATTCGGCGCTCAAGCCTGCGGTGCTGGGCTATTTTGCCGTTGCTACCCTGGTGTCATTCGCCGGGGCCTGGGGCTGGGCCATCTGGCGTTGTCCCAGAGAGGACCGTGGGATTTATACCCAGGGGGCCTTTCGTGGCAACAACGGGGTGATCGGCCTGGCGCTGGCCGCCAGCATGTATGGCGACTACGGGATTTCCCTCGGGGCTATTCTCGCGGCGCTGGTGATCCTGTTCTACAACACCCTGTCGACCATCGTTCTGGCGGTCTACAGTCCGGTGATCAAATCCGATCCCTGGAGTATCAGCAAGAGCGTGCTGAGCAACCCGCTGATCATCAGTGTGATCGCGGCGGCGCCCTTTGCCTATTTCCAGATCGGCCTGCCCGGCTGGCTGGAGACTTCCGGCAACTACCTGGCGCAGATGACCCTGCCATTGGCACTGATCTGCATTGGCGGCACCTTGTCTCTGGCGGCGCTGCGCAAGAGTGGTGACATGGCGTTGAGCGCCAGCCTGGTGAAAATGGTCGGCATGCCGCTGTTCTCCACCCTGGGTGCCTGGCTCTGCGGTTTTCGTGGTGCGGAACTGGGTATCCTGTTCCTGTACTTCGCCAGTCCCACGGCGGCGGCCAGTTTTGTCATGGCCCGTGCGGCCAATGGCAATCATGAGCTGGCCGCCGCGATCATCGTGATCACCACGCTGATGGCGGCACTGACCACCAATATCGGCATTTTCGTCCTGCAGTGGGGCGGCTGGATCTAAGCGGCCCTTGTGGCGAGTCAGTCGGCTTGCTGGTAGGTGTCGATGACTTCCTGGGCGGCACGGAAGGCGTCGATCGCCGCCGGCACGCCGGCATACACCGCGCAATGTAGCAGCGCCTCGCGGATTTCCTCCACGGTGCAGCCGTTGTTCAGCGCACCGCGTACGTGGCCCTTGAGTTCCTGCGGGCACTTGAGGGCGGTCAGCGCGGCCAGGGTGATCAGGCTGCGGGTCTTGAGCGGTAGCCCCTCACGATTCCAGACACTGCCCCAGGCATGTTCATTGACGAAATCCTGCAGCGGCTGGCTGAACTCGGTGGCATTGCCCAGGGCGCGGTCGACGAATGCATCGCCCATGACCTGGCGACGCATCTCGACGCCGGGTTTTTTCTGATCGGTCATTGCAGTGACTCCTAGGAATGTTGGCGCCGCCAGGCTCTGAGCGTGCTGAACAGCAGGTACGCCCCCAGCGCCGGCAAGACGAAAAACAGCATCAGGTGTTCCAGGCGCACCGCCATTGGCATGCCGGTGGTGAACCACACCACGTGCAGTCCGTAGGCCAGGTAAAGGCCGAGAAACAGCAGGCCCTCGGCGCGGGTGATGCGATAACCGGAGTAGAACACCGGCCAGCACAGTAACGCGACGCCGAGCATCACCGGCAGGTCGAACGACAGCGCATTGGGGGATACCGATAGCGGCTCGGGGGCGATCAGTGCGGTCACTCCGAGTACCCCCAGCAGGTTGAACAGGTTGCCGCCGATCACGTTGCCGACAGCGATATCCCGTTGACCGCGCAGGGCGGCGATCAGCGACGTGGCCAACTGGGGCAGCGAGGTGCCGACCGCAACCACTGTCAGGCCGATGATCCGTTCCGACAAGCCCAGTTCCGTGGCCACCTCCACGGCGGCGTCGAGCAGCAAGCGCCCGGCGAGGGTCAGCAGGGCCAGGCCGAGCAGCATCCAGAAGACGCTGCTGACCCAGGGTGCGCGCCGGCGATGCGTTTGCGGCGCCTGGGTATGGGGCGTCTGGCTGTTTTGCGAAGTGCGCAGGAGTAATCCCAGGTACAGCGCAAATATCAGCAGCATCAGCATGCCGTCGAGACGACCCAATTCTTCATTGAAGGCCAGGCCGAAGATCAGCAGACTGGCGACGATCATCAGCGGGATATCCAGGCGCACCAGTTGGCGCGACACCCGCAAGGGAATGATCAGCGCCGAGAGGCCCAGGGTCACCAGCGTATTGAAGATGTTACTGCCAATCACGCTGCCGACCGCGATATCGGCGTTTTCCTGGAAGGCCGCCTGCAGGCTGACGGCCATTTGTGGCGCGCTGCTGCCGAAGGCGACGATGGTCAGGCCGATCAGCAACGGGCGTACCCGCACGCTGGCGGCCAGGCGGACGGCCGCGCGCACCAGCAATTCGGCGCCGATGATCAGCAGTAACAGGCCGCCGAGCAGTTGGATCAGGCTCAGGATCGGCAGTTGGGTCAATCCGAAAATGGCGGGGCTCCCGGAATCAGTCGTTGAGGCTCTGGACGCGCACGCGTGCGGTGCCACTTTGTAGCATGCCCAACTGTTCGGCGGCTTGTCGGGAAACATCGATCAGGCGCCCACGGGTGTGCGGGCCGCGATCATTGATACGGACCACGACGCTTCGGTCGTTGGCGAGGTTGGTAATTTTCACCCGGGTGCCGAAGGGCAATTGGCGGTGGGCGGCGGTCAGTGCGTTCTGGTCGAAGGTCT from Pseudomonas asplenii harbors:
- a CDS encoding hypoxanthine-guanine phosphoribosyltransferase encodes the protein MSADLEHIRQVMREADCLYTNAEVEAAIARVGAQINAELAERNPVVFCVMNGGLIFAGKLLTCLDFPLEASYLHATRYRNETSGGELFWKAKPEVSFIDRDVLIIDDILDEGHTLGAIIDFCKHAGARQVHTAVLIDKEHDRKARPDLKADYVGLPCIDRYIFGYGMDYKGYWRNAAGIFAVKGL
- a CDS encoding WbuC family cupin fold metalloprotein, with the translated sequence MAAPSFLDSTLFADLAAKAAASPRGRTHHNFHQMDEPCHRMAVGLQPSTYVPPHRHLSADKAETLLVLRGSLGLLVFDEHGQVLVRRVLQAGGECPAVDLPAGVFHGLVVLEPDTVMFECKAGPYRPVGEGELAAWAPREGEAGVADYQAWMRAQFD
- a CDS encoding AEC family transporter produces the protein MLAIFLGTLTITAPVFAMLFLGVALKRVGWINDNFIHTASALVFNVTMPALLFLGIIHADLHSALKPAVLGYFAVATLVSFAGAWGWAIWRCPREDRGIYTQGAFRGNNGVIGLALAASMYGDYGISLGAILAALVILFYNTLSTIVLAVYSPVIKSDPWSISKSVLSNPLIISVIAAAPFAYFQIGLPGWLETSGNYLAQMTLPLALICIGGTLSLAALRKSGDMALSASLVKMVGMPLFSTLGAWLCGFRGAELGILFLYFASPTAAASFVMARAANGNHELAAAIIVITTLMAALTTNIGIFVLQWGGWI
- a CDS encoding carboxymuconolactone decarboxylase family protein; this translates as MTDQKKPGVEMRRQVMGDAFVDRALGNATEFSQPLQDFVNEHAWGSVWNREGLPLKTRSLITLAALTALKCPQELKGHVRGALNNGCTVEEIREALLHCAVYAGVPAAIDAFRAAQEVIDTYQQAD
- a CDS encoding calcium/sodium antiporter, which produces MIQLLGGLLLLIIGAELLVRAAVRLAASVRVRPLLIGLTIVAFGSSAPQMAVSLQAAFQENADIAVGSVIGSNIFNTLVTLGLSALIIPLRVSRQLVRLDIPLMIVASLLIFGLAFNEELGRLDGMLMLLIFALYLGLLLRTSQNSQTPHTQAPQTHRRRAPWVSSVFWMLLGLALLTLAGRLLLDAAVEVATELGLSERIIGLTVVAVGTSLPQLATSLIAALRGQRDIAVGNVIGGNLFNLLGVLGVTALIAPEPLSVSPNALSFDLPVMLGVALLCWPVFYSGYRITRAEGLLFLGLYLAYGLHVVWFTTGMPMAVRLEHLMLFFVLPALGAYLLFSTLRAWRRQHS
- a CDS encoding septal ring lytic transglycosylase RlpA family protein, with product MKRLLAAFAFLSLLAGCATHDIDPRGYDETGTASYYGRKHHGKRTASGETFDQNALTAAHRQLPFGTRVKITNLANDRSVVVRINDRGPHTRGRLIDVSRQAAEQLGMLQSGTARVRVQSLND